The following nucleotide sequence is from Bactrocera oleae isolate idBacOlea1 chromosome 2, idBacOlea1, whole genome shotgun sequence.
tgccaagcggtccagttgttcgcagtagatggtagaattaagcgtctggccatatgggagcagctcatagtggatgattcccttccaatcccaccaaacacacagcaaaaccttcctggccgtcaatcccggcttggccactgtttgggacgattcacccttccttcgaccacgaccgttttcgcttgatattgtcgtatgtgatacatttttcgtcgccagtcaccatccgcttcaagaatgggacgagttcgttccgtttcagcagcatatcgcaggcgttgattcggtccagaagggttttttggtgactaactcccatctcctgggcgatgtcacgagatgccatatgccggtctaactcgatgtattccatgatttgatcggtatttgtcgtcacaggtcttccgccggctggcttatccatggtgtcggctctgaatcgtcgaaaccattcctccgcggttcgaagtgatagagtaccatcccccaaaacaccattaatctcacggaacgtttctctagcctttaacgaaggaaaactttaaaatagcgcgaatttcggcgttagtgaactccatgtttacacgtctataactgttgaacgcaatatccaaactaatcatgcatagcgttgttttgtaggttatgtcaagacctttcaaattatgtatagtgttgccagatacgagctctgtagcgctttgtacatagccgcgaaattcaaaagacaaaaaagcggaagggagataccttccaaccttatatataaaaaatttcgaaaagtttattttaacatCACGTTTTATGCTTTTCTTCGCAAACGGACTTTCTTAAGAACCgcaactaaatattatttattttgattttcctcCACACCGAAACCACACAGAATATTCGAAGGCGTTGCAAAATATTGCTACAGTTATAGCGATCTTATACCGCTCTCATTCGTGTTGGGTTTCTATGTATCAATAGTTATGACACGTTGGTGGAATCAATACACCAGCATTCCCTGGCCCGATCCGATTGCGGTCTTCGTTAGCTCCAACGTACATGGGCAAGATGAACGTGGACGTGTTATGCGTCGTACGATTATGCGTTATGCCTGTCTCTGCCTGACGATGGTCTTGATCAATGTATCGCCACGTGTCAAGAAACGATTTCCCGACTTAACACATCTGGTGGATGCCGGTCTTTTGAATGATAATGAGAAGGCGATCATTGAGAGTATGAATAAGGGTTTTCCACGTCATTCAAAACATTGGTTACCGATTGTATGGGCGGCCAGTATTATAACAAGAGCACGAAAGGAGGGACGCATACGTGATGATTTTGCGGTGAAAACAATTATCGATGAATTGAATAAGTTTCGCGGTCAATGTGGTCTATTGATATCGTACGATACGATCAGTGTGCCGCTCGTTTACACGCAAGTGGTCACATTGGCGGTATACTCGTTTTTTCTTTGCTCGGTTATGGGTCAACAGTGGACGGAGGATAAGCAGGCTTTTCAAAAGATCGATATATATTTTCCAGTATTCACAACGCTGCAGTTCTTCTTCTATATGGGTTGGTTGAAAGTGGCCGAGTCGCTGATCAATCCGTTCGGTGAAGATGACGATGACTTTGAGGTAAAAGAAAGATCAACTTTGCGATTAAAGAttcgttaatttttatatattcgttTTCtaattacattatattttatttacacaacTAGGTCAACTGGATGGTGGATCGTAATCTACAGGTCTCCTATCTAATTGTCGATGAAATGCATCACGACCATCCGGAACTCATCAAGGATCAATATTGGGATGAAGTGTTCCCCAACGAATTGCCCTACACGGTGGCATCCGAACGTTTCCGCGAAGAGCATCCCGAACCGTCAACGGCAAAAATCGAGGTGTCGAATAAAGCCGCCATGCCAACAACATTGTCAAGCGTGCGCATCGACGAAATGGTTGGTAGCAGAGGGTCAACCAAGCGTTTGTCCTTACATGAGCAAGCTCAAAATTCAGACCAAACACAGACACCAATGCAAGCAGTTAATTATAAATTTCCCGAAATGTTACAAGAAGAGGAGGTTAGAATCAAAATTCCTCTATGCATTAAGTGGCAACACGCATTGTTCGACAACAGCAAGAACAATGCCAATTACAACTTTAACTTTTATCTCAAATTCAACtatttatacaacaacaataactacaatTTGATATGCAAGATAAACAATTGGCTTATTTAACTCACACCTAACTCATATAATTAATCTGTGGTCCAGGCGTCACTAGTCTTATCCACAACTTGTAGCGCTCGTAAAACGCGAAAGAAAGTACCAACTGGTTGCTAACGTCTTTGTCTAAAAACTTACTGTGCACGTACTACATACTACTTGTAACTAAAAGTACTTTGAGGTTAACAATCGCAAGCGGTTGATAATTGGCCATAACAGACGGTGATTGGTGTGCATTTTCACATAGTTTTATAATGCTCTATTCAACTATTCTATTTGGTATTGGTGTTTTATATAGATACTGCAATGGGTAATCGGTTCAACTGTAAAGCGCCAGTTACCTATTAATATCTAGAATATAagtgtttgcatttttttatgcaatttggTGATTGGTTTTATGCCTTAgttattatttacaatcacatttgaatattttgtgtgaaatttaCTGCTGTTCGTATGCAGCGCTGCAAAATTGACTTCTTTACGCAATTTTATCGCTAACTATCTATGTCTGTATATGTGTAGGTGCATGTAAAatgccaaaaacaaaatttaagttaTCGGATTTGGATTGTCTGCgtttacatgcatatacaatTGGTGTGTTTTGCACTCGTAAAAACgaaaagcaaaagaaatatttacaaactaaATCTTAAAACTTACTTTTGATTCTGATTCTTTCTCCTTCTTCTACAGCTGTACAAATGCTTGAACTATCTGTACACTTTGCGCcaacaaaagtaaatttaaagcAACTTAATAGATTTGAGTGCATGCATTgctaaattttattcatataaatatctttACTCATACAGTAGAACCTCGATTAAAGGTCCGTCATTGACAAACAAacagtttaaatttaattaacctGCCAAGGTCACCccctttttattttatatgaacgACACAGTAGAGTAAATTGTCCATTACCTAAAAAAAAACTCagctaaataattttaaaacgaaaTGTCTTTTTGAACTCAATCGAGAGTAACAGTTAATAATGATGATTAGTGTGTCATCTGGTTAATGTAAAAGTATCGAAAATTTCAGCTTATCTGTGAAAGAGCATAAAATCGTGGTCGTACTGTAAATTTTTATAGGTACAACATttcatttgtaatttaattagaaGATACATTGAGTTCCGTTTCTtctttacttgtatatatatataatatttttccaaattatgGGTGTCTCAGagttctctcaataaattaatataaataaaacaaaatattccttTTCGATAGAGCTTTTATTCGACTAAAATTTATGATTAACGTTATggcagttaaaatatttttagcttaacAAAGCTCTGATTTTTCAACTGTTGTTGGTGGAATACTTCAGAAACCTACCTAAGTATATTGAAAAAACTAAATAGGTATTATTATTGCCGAGGATGTAACCCAAAATGAACATAAATGTGAAAGTAGCAAGGGGTATAAGCTATCTGATATTTAATAAGTCATAACTTGCTCCTAAAGTTTCGAAACTTTTCCcattaaaatttgttgcaaaatcTAATTGTTCCACGCGAAATCTCCGTCATCTTTGCCAAAGCCATTATAAATGATTATTTTTTCGCATATTGGTGTTGCTAACTcgttaaggggttatatctacttgcaagtcagaaaaaactttttttttgtgaattctttgtaaaaaggaattttatttaataaataaataaaaataatgtacatatacagaatataatatactttaataatcgtggaaaaaaattaaatatattcgtCGCAAACTTTTCATAccttgttcaggatataaagaTTGTTAGACCAGAGAacttaagttctctggttagaCTAACCCAACCGTTTCGGCACTACAGCTGGTTGGACAGAGAGTATATTATTCGAGATTTTACCAAATGGCTCATGATTTTAGAAGCCTAAAgtatactttgagtcaaaaaaaccgaaaaaaaaagttcgaaaattAACATGGATTtgtcattttattaaaaaagtaaaaagattCTGCAGGTACCTATTTAACCTTTAGTGATATGGTGAGGTCACTTTAGAGCAAACTTAAAAAGCCGCATATTCATGAACTCAGTCAAAAGATGTACCATCTAATATAACCGAGTTATATAAGTTCATTCATATCTTAAATTATAAGTACCTTATATTTCACAATAAAACTATCATTTAAGTTCATTTTTAATGCCTGCACTCAAATCTAACTAGGTCTTAATCACTGCACTTCACCGCATTTCAAGGACCGGGATTTCACTTTAACTGCACGCACCTCACAGCTATGTGAGTGTCTTTCTCTCACGGATTTATATATTAACTGCACGCACTATATCTGTTTTCACAACGTCTAACTATTAAGATTGGCTGTCTTTTTATATCGCTTTGGTTATTCAACTACTGGTGAATCCAACCATTGTATATAACATATTCAACAAATCCAGCGTATCATATAAAAACTCCTACTAACATATctgctttattattttatttcacccACGTGGACTACAGGCCGACGATGCCAGCGGCATACACTTCACAGCCGGCAATGGCAAGGTACGACACGGCTCCTCTCCCAGCCTCGCCAGCCTAAGTGGCACTTTGTCGCGCGTCAACACGGTGGCCTCGGCGCTAAAACGTTTCCTCAGTCGTGATGAGCGTCCCGGCTCTACGACACCTGTCGACGATGGCACACAGAAAATGCGCTTCCCCGGCAGCGCTAGCTCGGCCAGTCTTACGGGGAATTTAGTTACTAAACCTCCCGGTAGTTTGCGCATCACAGATCAAGTCATCGAAGAAGTGGACGAACAGACCACGATCACTTCG
It contains:
- the Best1 gene encoding bestrophin-1 isoform X4; amino-acid sequence: MTVTYTAEVATCRGFGCFLKLLRRWRGSIYKLVWLDLIAFLFLYYLLSIVYRFCLDEYQKTIFEGVAKYCYSYSDLIPLSFVLGFYVSIVMTRWWNQYTSIPWPDPIAVFVSSNVHGQDERGRVMRRTIMRYACLCLTMVLINVSPRVKKRFPDLTHLVDAGLLNDNEKAIIESMNKGFPRHSKHWLPIVWAASIITRARKEGRIRDDFAVKTIIDELNKFRGQCGLLISYDTISVPLVYTQVVTLAVYSFFLCSVMGQQWTEDKQAFQKIDIYFPVFTTLQFFFYMGWLKVAESLINPFGEDDDDFEVNWMVDRNLQVSYLIVDEMHHDHPELIKDQYWDEVFPNELPYTVASERFREEHPEPSTAKIEVSNKAAMPTTLSSVRIDEMADDASGIHFTAGNGKVRHGSSPSLASLSGTLSRVNTVASALKRFLSRDERPGSTTPVDDGTQKMRFPGSASSASLTGNLVTKPPGSLRITDQVIEEVDEQTTITSHRANDQVRPNLHDIFLPGLASVSNGAHSEPMDIPQRPTSYMRTQSTYEPTLFPPGGVEALLSTSAPTNGSPRMVQTVPNSPADPSSTKSLFDRQVNTDKGSREQVERPPEVPQIFRWYLSTVDDMDTKSTTDAPGVEDEGDDFDKLKATREKERLQRQQQKLARTISTAPGIDGGPTVVPVVAAALIAATTAPVATPVTAAPAAAPVRPLSTISSGKDLSTNDPDASVEPVTTSTAKASPDNEG
- the Best1 gene encoding bestrophin-1 isoform X5, whose amino-acid sequence is MTVTYTAEVATCRGFGCFLKLLRRWRGSIYKLVWLDLIAFLFLYYLLSIVYRFCLDEYQKTIFEGVAKYCYSYSDLIPLSFVLGFYVSIVMTRWWNQYTSIPWPDPIAVFVSSNVHGQDERGRVMRRTIMRYACLCLTMVLINVSPRVKKRFPDLTHLVDAGLLNDNEKAIIESMNKGFPRHSKHWLPIVWAASIITRARKEGRIRDDFAVKTIIDELNKFRGQCGLLISYDTISVPLVYTQVVTLAVYSFFLCSVMGQQWTEDKQAFQKIDIYFPVFTTLQFFFYMGWLKVAESLINPFGEDDDDFEVNWMVDRNLQVSYLIVDEMHHDHPELIKDQYWDEVFPNELPYTVASERFREEHPEPSTAKIEVSNKAAMPTTLSSVRIDEMADDASGIHFTAGNGKVRHGSSPSLASLSGTLSRVNTVASALKRFLSRDERPGSTTPVDDGTQKMRFPGSASSASLTGNLVTKPPGSLRITDQVIEEVDEQTTITSHRANDQVRPNLHDIFLPGLASVSNGAHSEPMDIPQRPTSYMRTQSTYEPTLFPPGGVEALLSTSAPTNGSPRMVQTVPNSPADPSSTKSLFDRQVNTDKGSREQVDDMDTKSTTDAPGVEDEGDDFDKLKATREKERLQRQQQKLARTISTAPGIDGGPTVVPVVAAALIAATTAPVATPVTAAPAAAPVRPLSTISSGKDLSTNDPDASVEPVTTSTAKASPDNEG
- the Best1 gene encoding bestrophin homolog 22 isoform X1, with translation MTVTYTAEVATCRGFGCFLKLLRRWRGSIYKLVWLDLIAFLFLYYLLSIVYRFCLDEYQKTIFEGVAKYCYSYSDLIPLSFVLGFYVSIVMTRWWNQYTSIPWPDPIAVFVSSNVHGQDERGRVMRRTIMRYACLCLTMVLINVSPRVKKRFPDLTHLVDAGLLNDNEKAIIESMNKGFPRHSKHWLPIVWAASIITRARKEGRIRDDFAVKTIIDELNKFRGQCGLLISYDTISVPLVYTQVVTLAVYSFFLCSVMGQQWTEDKQAFQKIDIYFPVFTTLQFFFYMGWLKVAESLINPFGEDDDDFEVNWMVDRNLQVSYLIVDEMHHDHPELIKDQYWDEVFPNELPYTVASERFREEHPEPSTAKIEVSNKAAMPTTLSSVRIDEMVGSRGSTKRLSLHEQAQNSDQTQTPMQAVNYKFPEMLQEEEADDASGIHFTAGNGKVRHGSSPSLASLSGTLSRVNTVASALKRFLSRDERPGSTTPVDDGTQKMRFPGSASSASLTGNLVTKPPGSLRITDQVIEEVDEQTTITSHRANDQVRPNLHDIFLPGLASVSNGAHSEPMDIPQRPTSYMRTQSTYEPTLFPPGGVEALLSTSAPTNGSPRMVQTVPNSPADPSSTKSLFDRQVNTDKGSREQVERPPEVPQIFRWYLSTVDDMDTKSTTDAPGVEDEGDDFDKLKATREKERLQRQQQKLARTISTAPGIDGGPTVVPVVAAALIAATTAPVATPVTAAPAAAPVRPLSTISSGKDLSTNDPDASVEPVTTSTAKASPDNEG
- the Best1 gene encoding bestrophin-4 isoform X6 translates to MTVTYTAEVATCRGFGCFLKLLRRWRGSIYKLVWLDLIAFLFLYYLLSIVYRFCLDEYQKTIFEGVAKYCYSYSDLIPLSFVLGFYVSIVMTRWWNQYTSIPWPDPIAVFVSSNVHGQDERGRVMRRTIMRYACLCLTMVLINVSPRVKKRFPDLTHLVDAGLLNDNEKAIIESMNKGFPRHSKHWLPIVWAASIITRARKEGRIRDDFAVKTIIDELNKFRGQCGLLISYDTISVPLVYTQVVTLAVYSFFLCSVMGQQWTEDKQAFQKIDIYFPVFTTLQFFFYMGWLKVAESLINPFGEDDDDFEVNWMVDRNLQVSYLIVDEMHHDHPELIKDQYWDEVFPNELPYTVASERFREEHPEPSTAKIEVSNKAAMPTTLSSVRIDEMVGSRGSTKRLSLHEQAQNSDQTQTPMQAVNYKFPEMLQEEEADDASGIHFTAGNGKVRHGSSPSLASLSGTLSRVNTVASALKRFLSRDERPGSTTPVDDGTQKMRFPGSASSASLTGNLVTKPPGSLRITDQVIEEVDEQTTITSHRANDQVRPNLHDIFLPGLASVSNGAHSEPMDIPQRPTSYMRTQSTYEPTLFPPGGVEALLSTSAPTNGSPRMVQTVPNSPADPSSTKSLFDRQVNTDKGSREQAKFIHFHLIVFFVLTNNSRTSPRSAADFQMVFVDCR
- the Best1 gene encoding bestrophin homolog 22 isoform X2, producing MTVTYTAEVATCRGFGCFLKLLRRWRGSIYKLVWLDLIAFLFLYYLLSIVYRFCLDEYQKTIFEGVAKYCYSYSDLIPLSFVLGFYVSIVMTRWWNQYTSIPWPDPIAVFVSSNVHGQDERGRVMRRTIMRYACLCLTMVLINVSPRVKKRFPDLTHLVDAGLLNDNEKAIIESMNKGFPRHSKHWLPIVWAASIITRARKEGRIRDDFAVKTIIDELNKFRGQCGLLISYDTISVPLVYTQVVTLAVYSFFLCSVMGQQWTEDKQAFQKIDIYFPVFTTLQFFFYMGWLKVAESLINPFGEDDDDFEVNWMVDRNLQVSYLIVDEMHHDHPELIKDQYWDEVFPNELPYTVASERFREEHPEPSTAKIEVSNKAAMPTTLSSVRIDEMVGSRGSTKRLSLHEQAQNSDQTQTPMQAVNYKFPEMLQEEEADDASGIHFTAGNGKVRHGSSPSLASLSGTLSRVNTVASALKRFLSRDERPGSTTPVDDGTQKMRFPGSASSASLTGNLVTKPPGSLRITDQVIEEVDEQTTITSHRANDQVRPNLHDIFLPGLASVSNGAHSEPMDIPQRPTSYMRTQSTYEPTLFPPGGVEALLSTSAPTNGSPRMVQTVPNSPADPSSTKSLFDRQVNTDKGSREQERPPEVPQIFRWYLSTVDDMDTKSTTDAPGVEDEGDDFDKLKATREKERLQRQQQKLARTISTAPGIDGGPTVVPVVAAALIAATTAPVATPVTAAPAAAPVRPLSTISSGKDLSTNDPDASVEPVTTSTAKASPDNEG
- the Best1 gene encoding bestrophin-2a isoform X3, with amino-acid sequence MTVTYTAEVATCRGFGCFLKLLRRWRGSIYKLVWLDLIAFLFLYYLLSIVYRFCLDEYQKTIFEGVAKYCYSYSDLIPLSFVLGFYVSIVMTRWWNQYTSIPWPDPIAVFVSSNVHGQDERGRVMRRTIMRYACLCLTMVLINVSPRVKKRFPDLTHLVDAGLLNDNEKAIIESMNKGFPRHSKHWLPIVWAASIITRARKEGRIRDDFAVKTIIDELNKFRGQCGLLISYDTISVPLVYTQVVTLAVYSFFLCSVMGQQWTEDKQAFQKIDIYFPVFTTLQFFFYMGWLKVAESLINPFGEDDDDFEVNWMVDRNLQVSYLIVDEMHHDHPELIKDQYWDEVFPNELPYTVASERFREEHPEPSTAKIEVSNKAAMPTTLSSVRIDEMVGSRGSTKRLSLHEQAQNSDQTQTPMQAVNYKFPEMLQEEEADDASGIHFTAGNGKVRHGSSPSLASLSGTLSRVNTVASALKRFLSRDERPGSTTPVDDGTQKMRFPGSASSASLTGNLVTKPPGSLRITDQVIEEVDEQTTITSHRANDQVRPNLHDIFLPGLASVSNGAHSEPMDIPQRPTSYMRTQSTYEPTLFPPGGVEALLSTSAPTNGSPRMVQTVPNSPADPSSTKSLFDRQVNTDKGSREQVDDMDTKSTTDAPGVEDEGDDFDKLKATREKERLQRQQQKLARTISTAPGIDGGPTVVPVVAAALIAATTAPVATPVTAAPAAAPVRPLSTISSGKDLSTNDPDASVEPVTTSTAKASPDNEG